One stretch of Emys orbicularis isolate rEmyOrb1 chromosome 5, rEmyOrb1.hap1, whole genome shotgun sequence DNA includes these proteins:
- the SMIM18 gene encoding small integral membrane protein 18: MATLNNSHWNATTSLYQYLGFQVQKIYPFHDNWNTACFIILVLFIFTVVSLVALAFLYELLDCCCCVKNKTMKDLENESNPVRTMMDSFRKRETEVV, from the coding sequence ATGGCAACCCTCAACAACAGTCACTGGAACGCGACTACGTCCCTTTACCAATACCTTGGTTTTCAAGTGCAAAAGATTTACCCTTTCCATGATAACTGGAACACTGCCTGCTTTATTATTCTGGTGCTATTTATCTTTACCGTAGTTTCTCTGGTGGCGTTGGCTTTCCTTTACGAGTTGCTTGACTGTTGCTGCTGtgtgaaaaataaaaccatgaaAGACCTAGAGAATGAATCCAATCCAGTTAGAACCATGATGGACAGCTTTAGAAAGAGAGAAACAGAAGTGGTGTAG